A genomic region of Streptosporangium lutulentum contains the following coding sequences:
- a CDS encoding substrate-binding domain-containing protein produces the protein MAENVARRGFLLGGAVLGAGALVTGCTSNAPAAAPAAAPSSAAPAPAGGNDAPGTKVVIGFSAPAADHGWIAAIAKNAEAAAKEYPDVEFKPVEPTNDINAQISAVESLIAAKVAALVILPNDGQQLNQIARQASDAGIPVINLDRVFPDKLSYRTWIGGDNYGMGVAAGHYIGTKLKEKGVANPVILEIQGIATLPLTQDRSKGFEDALKTFGFTVTAKQDAQFTVESGTEVASNLMQAHKKIDAIWNHDDDQGIGVLAAIKEANRSEFFMVGGAGSANAMRDIQSGSSVLEATVTYSPTMASSAIKLARLIAQGKGMSDLVENQVPQSITLASETITKDNVAQYLPLGFES, from the coding sequence ATGGCAGAAAACGTCGCCCGTCGGGGATTCCTCCTCGGCGGAGCCGTTCTTGGCGCCGGCGCGTTAGTCACCGGATGCACCAGCAACGCCCCGGCCGCCGCACCGGCCGCCGCGCCCTCATCGGCGGCACCCGCCCCGGCCGGCGGCAACGACGCCCCGGGCACCAAGGTCGTCATCGGATTCTCCGCCCCGGCCGCCGACCACGGCTGGATCGCGGCGATCGCGAAGAACGCCGAGGCCGCGGCCAAGGAATACCCCGATGTGGAGTTCAAGCCGGTCGAGCCGACCAACGACATCAACGCGCAGATCTCCGCGGTGGAATCGCTGATCGCGGCCAAGGTCGCCGCCCTGGTGATCCTGCCGAACGACGGCCAGCAGCTCAACCAGATCGCCCGCCAGGCCAGCGACGCCGGCATCCCGGTGATCAACCTGGACCGGGTGTTTCCGGACAAGCTGTCCTATCGCACCTGGATCGGCGGCGACAACTACGGCATGGGCGTGGCGGCCGGTCACTACATCGGCACCAAGCTGAAGGAGAAGGGGGTGGCCAACCCGGTGATCCTGGAGATCCAGGGCATCGCCACGCTGCCGCTGACCCAAGACCGCAGCAAGGGCTTCGAGGACGCGCTGAAGACCTTCGGGTTCACGGTGACCGCCAAGCAGGACGCCCAGTTCACCGTGGAGTCCGGCACCGAGGTGGCCAGCAACCTGATGCAGGCGCACAAGAAGATCGACGCGATCTGGAACCACGACGACGACCAGGGCATCGGCGTGCTGGCCGCGATCAAGGAGGCCAACCGCAGCGAGTTCTTCATGGTCGGCGGCGCCGGGTCGGCCAACGCGATGCGCGACATCCAGTCCGGCTCCAGCGTGCTGGAGGCCACCGTCACCTACAGCCCGACCATGGCGTCGTCGGCCATCAAGCTGGCTCGTCTGATCGCGCAGGGCAAGGGCATGAGCGACCTGGTGGAGAACCAGGTGCCGCAGTCGATCACTTTGGCTTCGGAGACCATCACCAAGGACAACGTCGCCCAGTACCTGCCGCTCGGATTCGAATCGTGA
- a CDS encoding inositol-3-phosphate synthase, which translates to MRTGVWLIGARGSVAATSVIGALALRAGLTDPTGCVTELPELHSPELPGLGDLVFGGHDISSNPLVKKADTLAAAGVVPAWLVRALSDELATVEQELRPVPDAGNQAAMADLIGADLIDFQRRHDLDRVVVINVSTTEAAPEPHPAHADLGALEAELARSQTLLPPSSLFAYAAFRAGCPYVDFTPSTGARLPALDQLARRQRLPYGGHDGKTGETLVKSVLAPMFALRNLRVRTWSGINLLGGGDGANLAEPAPNAAKTASKQRVLAETLGYVPQGTTRIDYLEDVGDFKTAWDMVTFEGFLGVPMRMEFTWHGCDSALAAPLVLDLARLTAAAHRAGRSGPLSELAFFFKDPFGSESHALAEQWRVLRGFVAGLGAEDPA; encoded by the coding sequence ATGCGTACGGGAGTGTGGCTGATAGGAGCGCGGGGGTCGGTCGCCGCCACCAGCGTGATCGGGGCGCTCGCGTTGCGGGCGGGTCTCACCGATCCGACCGGTTGCGTCACCGAGCTGCCCGAACTGCACAGCCCCGAGTTACCCGGCCTCGGAGATCTCGTCTTCGGTGGGCACGACATCTCCTCGAACCCGTTGGTGAAGAAGGCCGACACGCTGGCCGCCGCGGGCGTCGTCCCGGCCTGGCTGGTCAGAGCCCTCTCGGACGAGCTGGCGACGGTCGAACAGGAACTACGGCCGGTGCCCGACGCCGGAAACCAGGCCGCCATGGCCGACCTCATCGGCGCCGATCTGATCGACTTCCAGCGGCGGCACGACCTGGACAGGGTCGTCGTGATCAACGTCTCGACCACCGAGGCCGCGCCCGAACCGCATCCGGCCCACGCCGACCTGGGGGCGCTGGAGGCCGAGCTGGCACGCTCGCAGACCCTGCTGCCCCCGAGTTCGCTCTTCGCGTACGCGGCTTTCCGCGCGGGCTGCCCCTACGTGGACTTCACCCCCTCGACGGGCGCGCGGCTGCCCGCCCTAGACCAGCTCGCCAGGAGACAGCGCCTGCCGTACGGCGGGCACGACGGAAAGACCGGTGAGACGCTCGTCAAGTCGGTGCTCGCGCCGATGTTCGCCCTGCGCAACCTGCGCGTGCGGACGTGGTCGGGGATCAACCTCCTGGGCGGTGGCGACGGCGCAAACCTCGCCGAACCCGCTCCCAACGCGGCAAAGACCGCCAGCAAGCAGCGAGTGCTGGCCGAGACGCTCGGCTACGTCCCCCAGGGGACCACGCGCATCGACTACCTGGAAGACGTCGGCGACTTCAAGACCGCATGGGACATGGTGACCTTCGAGGGCTTCCTCGGCGTGCCGATGCGCATGGAGTTCACCTGGCACGGCTGCGACTCCGCGCTCGCCGCGCCCCTGGTGCTGGACCTGGCACGGCTCACCGCGGCGGCACACCGGGCCGGGCGCTCCGGCCCGCTCTCCGAACTCGCCTTCTTCTTCAAGGATCCGTTCGGGTCCGAGTCGCATGCCCTGGCCGAGCAATGGCGGGTGCTCCGCGGCTTCGTCGCCGGGCTCGGCGCGGAAGACCCGGCCTGA
- a CDS encoding SCO3242 family prenyltransferase gives MAALRDFLDLVRAPAALSVPGDVVAGGAAAGSLGHRTPALACASVCIYWAGMAANDWADRRLDAVERPERPIPSGRISENLALATALGLTGAGLVAAGLAAGRRGLAVAAPLAAAVWTYDLLAKNTQAGPAVMAACRALDVLLGASPGLGAGRTGSRGAPPGPAGARSPSRTFADALPSALAVAAHTYMVTELSRREVSGADRRVPATTLAGTAALAAGVTVAGGSRGAEPGAALQAALASWYLARFGAAQARAVDEPSAPRIREAVGTGITVLPALQGALTVHAGAAPAGLAVALAAPLGRRLARKISPT, from the coding sequence ATGGCGGCGCTGCGCGACTTCCTGGACCTGGTGCGCGCGCCCGCCGCGCTGTCCGTGCCGGGCGACGTCGTGGCGGGCGGAGCCGCCGCCGGGTCGCTCGGCCACCGGACCCCGGCCCTGGCCTGCGCCTCGGTCTGCATCTACTGGGCGGGAATGGCCGCCAACGACTGGGCCGATCGCCGCCTGGACGCGGTGGAACGCCCGGAGCGGCCGATACCGTCGGGGCGGATATCGGAGAACCTGGCGCTGGCCACGGCCCTGGGACTCACCGGCGCGGGTCTCGTGGCCGCCGGACTCGCCGCCGGCCGCCGGGGCCTCGCCGTCGCCGCGCCGCTCGCGGCCGCGGTGTGGACCTACGACCTGCTGGCGAAGAACACGCAGGCGGGGCCGGCGGTGATGGCGGCCTGCCGCGCACTGGACGTGCTGCTCGGTGCGAGTCCCGGCCTCGGCGCAGGCCGTACGGGTTCCCGGGGCGCGCCGCCGGGACCGGCAGGGGCGCGCTCGCCGTCCCGCACGTTCGCCGACGCGCTGCCCTCGGCCCTCGCGGTCGCCGCTCACACCTACATGGTCACCGAGCTGTCGCGCAGGGAGGTCTCGGGCGCGGACCGCCGCGTCCCCGCGACGACCCTGGCGGGTACGGCGGCGCTGGCCGCGGGGGTCACCGTGGCGGGGGGCAGCCGTGGCGCGGAGCCGGGGGCGGCCCTTCAGGCGGCACTCGCCTCCTGGTATCTCGCGCGATTCGGCGCGGCCCAGGCCCGTGCCGTCGACGAGCCCTCCGCCCCCCGGATCCGCGAGGCCGTGGGCACCGGCATCACCGTGCTGCCCGCGCTGCAGGGCGCGCTCACCGTCCACGCCGGCGCCGCCCCCGCGGGGCTGGCCGTGGCACTGGCGGCCCCGCTCGGCCGCCGGCTCGCCAGGAAGATCTCCCCGACATGA
- a CDS encoding sugar phosphate isomerase/epimerase family protein, which translates to MSTGMNGALRFGYGTNGFANHRLTDACEIIAGLGYTGVALTLDHDHLDPYAAGLGRRVAELADRLRDLGLGVVVETGARYLLDPWHKHAPTLLHDEREKRLDFLRRAIAIGADLGAEAVSFWAGVRPDGVGEDLAWERLVDGCARLVEPAETAGVPLGFEPEPGMLVETIAGWRRLREALGAPAVFGLTLDIGHCRCLEPDPVPTCVTAVADHLVNVQIDDMRRGVHEHLEFGEGEIDFPPVLRALGDAGYGGLVAVELPRHSHAAPSVAARSIDFLRAAEKETAART; encoded by the coding sequence ATGAGCACGGGTATGAACGGCGCCCTCAGGTTCGGCTACGGGACCAACGGGTTCGCCAACCACCGGCTGACCGACGCCTGCGAGATCATCGCGGGACTCGGCTACACCGGCGTCGCCCTGACCCTCGACCACGACCACCTGGATCCCTACGCCGCCGGGCTGGGACGGCGGGTGGCGGAACTGGCCGACCGGCTACGGGACCTCGGGCTCGGGGTGGTCGTCGAGACCGGTGCGCGCTACCTGCTGGACCCCTGGCACAAGCACGCCCCCACGCTGCTGCACGACGAGCGGGAGAAACGGCTGGACTTCCTGCGCCGAGCGATCGCGATAGGCGCCGACCTGGGCGCCGAGGCGGTGTCCTTCTGGGCGGGGGTGCGCCCGGACGGCGTGGGCGAGGATCTCGCCTGGGAGCGTCTGGTGGACGGCTGCGCCCGGCTCGTCGAACCGGCCGAGACCGCCGGGGTGCCACTCGGGTTCGAGCCCGAGCCGGGAATGCTCGTCGAGACGATCGCCGGGTGGCGGCGGCTGCGGGAGGCGCTCGGCGCGCCGGCCGTCTTCGGCCTGACGCTCGACATCGGCCACTGTCGCTGCCTTGAGCCGGATCCGGTGCCCACCTGCGTGACGGCCGTGGCGGACCACCTGGTCAACGTGCAGATCGACGACATGCGCCGGGGCGTGCACGAGCACCTGGAGTTCGGGGAGGGGGAGATCGACTTCCCGCCGGTGCTGCGCGCGCTCGGCGACGCCGGGTACGGCGGGCTGGTCGCGGTCGAGCTGCCCCGCCACTCCCACGCCGCCCCCTCCGTGGCCGCCCGCTCGATCGACTTCCTGCGCGCGGCCGAAAAGGAGACCGCCGCCAGGACGTGA
- a CDS encoding EboA domain-containing protein, with translation MTEPERLRAALAAEPGHDVRAREWLADALGRIAERPETVGRSFAAAGRTVGRASLADAPDWTADEAARALLLAALPADRAGDEAAALYRYGDANEKRAVLKALPALPVGAEAVPLLHDAIRSNDARLVIAALGPYAGHLDQAMWRQAVLKCVFMDVPLAAVDGLAERADAELAAMLAALADERAAAGRSIPADAMALLTTLTGEKKDA, from the coding sequence GTGACGGAACCGGAGCGGCTGCGGGCCGCGCTGGCGGCCGAACCCGGGCATGACGTACGGGCTCGGGAATGGCTGGCCGACGCGCTCGGGCGGATCGCGGAACGACCGGAGACGGTCGGGCGGTCCTTCGCCGCCGCGGGACGCACCGTCGGACGGGCGTCACTGGCGGACGCGCCCGACTGGACGGCGGACGAGGCGGCCAGAGCGCTGCTGCTGGCCGCGCTGCCGGCGGACCGTGCCGGGGACGAGGCCGCCGCCCTCTATCGGTACGGCGACGCGAACGAGAAGCGCGCGGTGCTCAAAGCCCTGCCGGCGCTGCCGGTGGGGGCGGAGGCCGTACCCCTGCTGCACGACGCGATCCGCAGCAACGACGCGCGCCTGGTGATCGCGGCACTCGGGCCGTACGCCGGGCACCTCGACCAGGCGATGTGGCGGCAGGCGGTGCTCAAGTGCGTGTTCATGGACGTGCCGCTGGCGGCGGTGGACGGACTGGCCGAGCGGGCCGACGCCGAGCTGGCCGCGATGCTGGCCGCGCTGGCCGACGAGCGCGCCGCGGCCGGGCGTTCGATCCCCGCCGACGCCATGGCACTGCTCACCACGCTCACCGGCGAGAAGAAGGATGCATGA
- a CDS encoding TatD family hydrolase — protein sequence MRIFDPHIHMTSRTTDDYTRMAAAGVRAIVEPAFWLGQPRTNPGSFTDYFDSLVGWEPYRAAKFGIRHHATIALNPKEAGDPRCRPVLDLLPRYLDKDGVVAVGEIGYDSMIPEEDEAFAAQLAMAVEHGLPALVHTPHRDKARGTQRSLDVVKESGIAPGHVAIDHLNEVTVDLVRDSGCWMGFSIYPDTKMSPPRMVEILKTHGLERMLINSAADWGVSDPLLTRETAEAMLAAGYTDDDVDQVLWRNPVEFYGQSGRLDLSDLDDAASRAAEPTFEGSSILRGGS from the coding sequence ATGCGCATATTCGACCCCCACATCCACATGACCTCGCGCACCACCGACGACTACACGAGGATGGCGGCGGCCGGAGTGCGCGCCATCGTCGAACCGGCCTTCTGGCTGGGCCAGCCCCGCACCAACCCCGGTTCCTTCACCGACTACTTCGACTCGCTGGTCGGCTGGGAACCGTACCGGGCCGCGAAGTTCGGCATCCGCCACCACGCCACGATCGCGCTGAACCCCAAGGAGGCGGGCGACCCGCGCTGCCGGCCGGTGCTCGACCTGCTGCCCCGCTACCTCGACAAGGACGGCGTCGTCGCGGTCGGTGAGATCGGCTACGACTCGATGATCCCCGAGGAGGACGAGGCGTTCGCCGCGCAGCTCGCGATGGCCGTCGAGCACGGCCTGCCCGCGCTGGTGCACACCCCGCACCGGGACAAGGCCCGCGGCACGCAGCGCAGCCTCGACGTCGTCAAGGAGTCCGGCATCGCTCCCGGCCACGTCGCCATCGACCACCTCAACGAGGTCACCGTGGACCTCGTGCGCGACTCCGGCTGCTGGATGGGCTTCTCCATCTACCCCGACACCAAGATGTCGCCGCCCCGCATGGTGGAGATCCTGAAGACCCACGGGCTGGAACGGATGCTGATCAACTCGGCCGCCGACTGGGGCGTCTCGGACCCGCTGCTGACCAGGGAGACCGCCGAGGCGATGCTCGCCGCGGGCTACACCGACGACGACGTGGACCAGGTGCTGTGGCGCAACCCGGTGGAGTTCTACGGCCAGTCCGGGCGGCTCGACCTGTCCGACCTCGACGACGCCGCCTCCCGTGCCGCCGAGCCCACCTTCGAGGGCAGCTCGATCCTGCGCGGAGGCAGCTGA
- the eboE gene encoding metabolite traffic protein EboE: protein MRLRHPAGRLLHLSYCTNVHPAESLEGIVGQLDEYALPIRERLGSDVLGLGLWLAAPVAAALALDAEARKGFRRELDVRGLEVVTLNGFPYSSFQDPVVKQAVYHPDWTTPERLRYTLDLARVLADLLPDDAARGSVSTLPLAWRHPWDDARAATATRMLDLLATGLADIEARTGKVIQVAFEPEPGCVIETTAQAVALLSGVDTDRLGVCLDLAHLACAWEEPAEALRALKEAGIPVVKVQVSAALETDKPGALREYVEPRFLHQTRNPEGGAVDDLDEAFESGLPGPWRVHYHVPLHSRPSAPLTTTAPLLRAAIGELVGGPDAVCDHFDVETYTWGVLPPEQRPQTAGQLADGIAAELAFAHAELSKGMRA from the coding sequence ATGCGCCTGCGTCATCCGGCAGGACGCCTCCTGCACCTGAGCTACTGCACCAACGTGCACCCGGCCGAGAGCCTGGAGGGCATCGTCGGGCAGCTCGACGAGTACGCCCTGCCGATCCGCGAGCGTCTCGGCAGCGACGTGCTCGGGCTCGGACTCTGGCTGGCCGCGCCGGTCGCCGCGGCACTCGCCCTCGACGCCGAGGCCCGCAAGGGCTTCCGCCGCGAGCTGGACGTGCGCGGGCTGGAGGTGGTGACGCTCAACGGCTTCCCCTACAGCTCCTTCCAGGACCCCGTGGTCAAGCAGGCCGTCTACCATCCCGACTGGACCACCCCCGAACGCCTGCGCTACACCCTGGACCTGGCGCGCGTCTTGGCCGACCTGCTCCCGGACGACGCGGCCCGGGGATCGGTCTCCACGCTGCCGCTGGCATGGCGGCATCCCTGGGACGACGCCCGCGCCGCCACCGCCACGCGGATGCTGGACCTGCTCGCCACCGGACTCGCCGACATCGAGGCCAGGACGGGGAAGGTCATCCAGGTGGCCTTCGAGCCGGAACCCGGATGCGTGATCGAGACCACCGCCCAGGCCGTCGCCCTGCTCTCCGGCGTGGACACCGACCGGCTCGGCGTCTGCCTGGACCTCGCGCATCTCGCGTGCGCGTGGGAGGAACCGGCCGAGGCGCTGCGCGCGCTGAAGGAGGCGGGCATCCCCGTCGTGAAGGTCCAGGTGTCGGCCGCGCTGGAGACCGACAAGCCCGGCGCGCTGCGCGAGTACGTCGAACCGCGGTTCCTCCACCAGACGCGCAACCCCGAGGGAGGCGCCGTCGACGACCTCGACGAGGCCTTCGAGTCCGGGTTGCCCGGCCCCTGGCGGGTGCACTACCACGTGCCGCTGCACTCCCGGCCGTCCGCGCCGCTGACCACCACCGCGCCGCTGCTGCGCGCCGCGATCGGCGAGCTGGTCGGCGGTCCCGACGCCGTGTGCGACCACTTCGACGTCGAGACCTACACCTGGGGCGTGCTGCCACCCGAACAGCGCCCGCAGACCGCCGGTCAGCTCGCCGACGGCATCGCCGCCGAACTGGCCTTCGCCCACGCCGAACTCAGCAAGGGAATGCGCGCATGA
- a CDS encoding alkaline phosphatase family protein translates to MTSLLVLDVVGLTPRILEHMPRLRAVADGGFQASLGTVLPAVTCSVQSTFLTGELPTEHGIVGNGWYFRDLGEVMLWRQHNALVGGDKLWDAARRARPGYTVANVCWWYAMGADVDWTVTPRPIYHADGRKDPDCYTDPPELHDALTSRLGDFPLFNYWGALAGITSSEWICRATEQIMAEHDPDLTLAYVPHLDYDLQRYGPSAPQAAVAAAELDRTLTPLLDAAAARGTTVVALSEYGITDVSRPVDVNRLLRAEGLLHVYTQAGMEYLDPWTSRAFAVADHQVAHVYVRDPADVPAVATLCAGLPGVAEVLDAEGKARSGLDHPRAGELVLVSDPDAWFTYYYWLDDARAPDFARLVDIHRKPGYDPAELFFDPSGPGAAKRRAGVALLRKKLGMRYMMTVVGLDAGARAIRGSHGRLPEDPRDAPVLLCSDPTPAREHVEAVEVKELLLGLATTKARR, encoded by the coding sequence ATGACATCACTTCTGGTCCTCGACGTCGTGGGGCTGACCCCGCGGATCCTGGAGCACATGCCCCGGCTGCGCGCCGTCGCCGACGGCGGCTTCCAGGCGTCACTCGGGACGGTGCTGCCCGCCGTGACCTGCTCGGTCCAGTCGACCTTCCTCACCGGCGAGCTTCCCACGGAGCACGGCATCGTGGGCAACGGCTGGTACTTCAGGGATCTGGGCGAGGTGATGCTGTGGCGCCAGCACAACGCGCTGGTCGGCGGGGACAAGCTCTGGGACGCCGCCCGGCGGGCCCGTCCCGGCTACACGGTGGCCAACGTGTGCTGGTGGTACGCCATGGGCGCCGACGTCGACTGGACCGTCACCCCCCGGCCGATCTACCACGCCGACGGTCGCAAGGACCCCGACTGCTACACCGACCCGCCGGAGCTGCACGACGCGCTCACCTCCCGGCTGGGCGACTTCCCGCTCTTCAACTACTGGGGGGCGCTGGCGGGGATCACCTCGTCGGAGTGGATCTGCCGGGCCACCGAGCAGATCATGGCGGAGCACGATCCCGACCTCACCCTCGCCTACGTGCCGCACCTGGACTACGACCTGCAGCGGTACGGTCCCTCCGCCCCCCAGGCGGCCGTGGCCGCCGCCGAGCTGGACCGGACGCTGACGCCGCTGCTGGACGCGGCCGCGGCGCGCGGGACCACGGTCGTGGCACTGTCGGAGTACGGGATCACGGACGTCTCGCGCCCGGTCGACGTCAACCGACTGCTGCGCGCCGAGGGGCTGCTGCACGTGTACACCCAGGCGGGCATGGAGTATCTGGATCCGTGGACGTCGCGGGCGTTCGCCGTCGCCGACCACCAGGTGGCCCACGTCTACGTGCGCGACCCGGCCGACGTGCCGGCCGTCGCCACACTCTGCGCCGGCCTGCCGGGGGTGGCCGAGGTGCTCGACGCCGAAGGCAAGGCCCGGTCCGGGCTTGACCACCCGCGCGCGGGGGAGCTGGTCCTGGTCTCCGATCCCGACGCCTGGTTCACCTACTACTACTGGCTCGACGACGCCCGCGCGCCCGACTTCGCCCGGCTGGTCGACATCCACCGCAAGCCCGGATACGACCCGGCGGAGCTCTTCTTCGACCCCTCGGGGCCGGGCGCGGCCAAGCGCCGCGCCGGGGTGGCGCTGCTGCGTAAGAAGCTCGGCATGCGCTACATGATGACCGTGGTCGGACTCGACGCCGGGGCGCGGGCCATCAGGGGATCACACGGGCGGCTGCCGGAGGATCCGCGCGACGCCCCGGTGCTGCTGTGCTCCGATCCCACTCCGGCCAGGGAACACGTCGAGGCCGTCGAGGTCAAGGAGCTGCTGCTCGGGCTGGCCACGACGAAGGCACGTAGGTGA
- a CDS encoding phosphotransferase enzyme family protein: MPDSAIPATVERGDRVASLLAARYGLTVRTITQLPIGQGTVNYHAVCDDGLGVFVKSYPAGTDLQSEEAAIALSVRAVEAGIPGPRVLPNQEGQHLDASTSLPVSVWEWMPGGVSPLLSPSQLAEAGTALGRIHALFAALPGNPPEQGSAGQRWRDIDVDAITTTIDELLEIIADRISAGAGDAFDTMAQRTLLERRDQLTHVPGLLAGLPADLTVQVVHGDYSPVNLLFTEETLSAVLDFRPPDPFLVAYDLGRMAFYPNTVVGDANWLDAAATLIGAYRQAHPAVAAVDVRACGRVALLQLLKSLYGVRQHYLKPGLFQADLDEFWLVRHRAVGVLLGDLAASDTLLTELADG, translated from the coding sequence GTGCCTGACAGCGCGATCCCGGCAACCGTCGAGCGGGGCGATCGCGTCGCCTCTCTCCTGGCCGCCCGCTATGGGCTGACGGTGCGCACCATCACGCAGCTGCCCATCGGGCAGGGCACCGTCAACTACCACGCCGTGTGCGACGACGGCCTGGGAGTGTTCGTCAAGAGCTACCCGGCCGGCACCGACCTGCAGTCCGAAGAAGCGGCCATCGCCTTGTCGGTCCGGGCGGTGGAGGCGGGCATCCCCGGTCCGCGGGTGCTGCCCAATCAGGAAGGGCAGCACCTCGACGCCAGCACTTCGCTGCCGGTGTCGGTGTGGGAGTGGATGCCCGGCGGTGTCTCACCCCTGCTGTCGCCGTCGCAGCTGGCCGAGGCCGGGACCGCGCTGGGCCGCATCCACGCCCTGTTCGCCGCCCTGCCGGGCAACCCTCCGGAGCAGGGGTCGGCGGGTCAGCGGTGGCGCGACATCGACGTGGACGCCATCACCACGACGATCGACGAACTGCTGGAGATCATCGCAGACCGGATCAGTGCCGGGGCCGGTGACGCGTTCGACACCATGGCGCAGCGCACCCTGCTGGAGCGCCGCGACCAGCTCACCCACGTCCCCGGGTTGCTGGCCGGCCTGCCCGCGGACCTGACCGTGCAGGTCGTGCACGGCGACTACTCGCCGGTGAACCTGCTGTTCACGGAGGAGACCCTGTCGGCGGTGCTGGACTTCCGGCCGCCGGACCCGTTCCTGGTCGCCTATGACCTGGGCCGGATGGCGTTCTACCCGAACACCGTGGTCGGGGATGCGAACTGGCTCGACGCCGCCGCCACCCTGATCGGCGCCTACCGGCAAGCACACCCTGCGGTGGCGGCTGTCGACGTGCGCGCCTGCGGGCGGGTCGCGCTGCTGCAACTGCTGAAAAGCCTGTACGGGGTGCGGCAGCACTACCTCAAGCCGGGCCTGTTCCAGGCCGACCTGGACGAGTTCTGGCTGGTACGGCACCGCGCCGTGGGCGTCCTACTGGGTGACCTCGCCGCGTCCGACACGCTTTTGACCGAGCTGGCCGACGGCTGA
- a CDS encoding glycosyltransferase, with amino-acid sequence MSTAPDCGWVVIRDPGWPSPYFAELERHAPAALPLACSATLDALPVRPAHPGVINLHRLKRLYREPGGQRTLDAVKTMLEQLAVLREGGWRIVWTVHNLLPIDGGPPSDTDWYAALGVLGLADTVLTHTCADAVYLSRLTKAPVTVAGWSGLTAPADAGPEPEPTSELTRWLRATSYAVLVVGNLTAYKDLPAVVGAFTGHTRHARLLVAGPCRDDALAAELQDAAQESGGRVRVYPHRIPPEHVHHLYRAADAALCPYRVDGPWEFFTQVLFPGSVGTALAFGTPVIAPDLPAIDEMTAGHPALLYPTADGPGQVLAAAETVPRPRARRSPVDGAARWQAIAATYQRMFEQLTTRKEIQRA; translated from the coding sequence ATGAGTACTGCCCCTGACTGCGGGTGGGTGGTGATCCGCGATCCGGGATGGCCCAGCCCGTATTTCGCGGAGCTGGAACGCCACGCCCCCGCCGCCCTCCCCCTGGCCTGCTCCGCCACCCTGGATGCTCTGCCGGTCCGGCCTGCCCACCCCGGGGTGATCAATCTTCACCGGTTGAAGCGCCTGTACCGGGAGCCGGGCGGGCAGCGGACGCTCGACGCCGTGAAGACCATGCTGGAGCAGCTGGCGGTGCTACGCGAGGGCGGGTGGCGCATCGTGTGGACGGTGCATAACCTGCTGCCCATCGATGGCGGGCCGCCCAGCGACACCGACTGGTATGCCGCGCTCGGCGTGCTCGGCCTGGCCGACACGGTCCTGACGCACACCTGTGCCGACGCCGTGTACCTGTCCCGGCTGACGAAGGCACCCGTCACCGTGGCCGGCTGGTCCGGGCTGACCGCGCCCGCCGATGCTGGGCCGGAACCAGAACCGACAAGTGAACTGACCAGATGGCTGCGCGCCACCTCGTACGCGGTGCTGGTCGTGGGGAACCTCACCGCCTACAAAGACCTGCCCGCCGTGGTGGGCGCGTTCACCGGCCACACCCGGCACGCCCGGCTGCTGGTCGCCGGACCGTGCCGCGACGACGCGCTGGCCGCTGAACTCCAGGACGCGGCGCAGGAGAGCGGCGGCCGGGTGCGGGTGTATCCGCACCGCATCCCGCCCGAGCACGTGCACCACCTGTATCGGGCAGCGGACGCCGCGCTGTGCCCGTACCGTGTCGACGGGCCGTGGGAGTTCTTCACCCAGGTCCTGTTCCCGGGCTCGGTCGGTACCGCGCTGGCGTTCGGTACCCCGGTCATCGCCCCGGACCTGCCCGCCATCGACGAGATGACCGCCGGGCACCCAGCGCTGCTCTACCCCACCGCGGACGGCCCTGGCCAGGTGCTGGCCGCAGCCGAGACCGTTCCCCGCCCGCGCGCCCGCCGATCACCGGTGGACGGTGCGGCCCGCTGGCAGGCCATCGCCGCGACCTACCAGCGAATGTTCGAGCAACTCACCACACGCAAGGAGATCCAACGTGCCTGA